The stretch of DNA TAATATATTCATAAACTGTAACGGTGAATGGAAGCTTATACATGAACATTTGAGTAAGGGTGTAAAATAGGAAACTACTAATGCGTTAGTCTATGGAAGATTAACGCAATTTTTGTTGCAATAAAAGAATTATTATTCAGTATGCAACATTTATTACTATACAGTCGTCTAAAACTTAGATGTTAACATGGGGGCTAAAAGATGAAACCGAAAGATGGTTATCGAGAAAATGAAAATAGAGAACTCCTCGAGCTTTTAATGGATGAGTATGGAGACAGTATAAAGCGTCTTGCATATTCGTATACAAAAAATTGGGATATGGCCGAAGATATAACCCAAGAAGTGTTTATCACTTGTTACATAAAACTAGACGGATTTAGAGAAGAAAGTTCATACAAGACATGGTTATATAGAATTACTATTAATAAATGTAAAGACTTATTAAAAACGAAATGGTTACAAAATATCGTGCAAATAGATAAGTTTATGTCCTATTTTAAATCTAATTTAACCGTAGAGGAAGAAGTGGTGAAAAAGAACGAAGAAGAGGAACTTGCTGCGCTCATTTTTGAGTTACCGTTAAAATATCGTGAAATTATTATTCTATATTACTATGAACAATTAAAAATTAGGGAAATACATTCGTTAACAGGGTTAAACATAGAAACAATTAAGTCGAGGTTAAGAAGAGGGAAAAAGATGTTATATGATAAACTTTTGGAGGAGGAAGAAGAGTATGAGAAAAGATTTAAACAATCTTAAATCAATATTGAACAATACTATTTATGAAAATACTCATTTCAGTGAATCCTCAAAAAATAAAGTTCGTAAAAGAATAGACGGTAATCAAAGTGTTAAGTTTTATTATAAAATGAAACCGATTGTATCATTTATCGTTCTTTTTTCAATTACTGCATCACTAGTAACCTTTACTTTTAATATGGTGAACAATAAAGATGTAGTTGAGCATGAAAATTCTGCGTTAATAAAGTCTAACGGAAGTTCCAACTCTGACGCCAAAGATGTTGATGCAAATATAAATACCTCTAAAGAAATAAAAGAAAATATAGTTGCACATAACGCTATTAAGTCCTATCCGTACATAATATTTAATAACTACTACTATAAAAAAACAGACGAAGAAATTACAGAAGATCAGTTAGGGGAAATAATGGGAGAAGTAAAAAGAATAGGAGATTGGAATTTTAAAAAAGATGGCGATTCAAACGAAATCCCACCTGGGCGCTCGATCTATTCAGTAAAGGATAAAGATAAAAATGAATACATTGCAGCAAAAGGTGTAGTGTACAAAAATCAAACGAATATACCAGGGTATCTACTATTTAAAAAGGAAGAACCAGTTATTCACCCCGATCAAAGTTTAATATTAAATGCTAAGTCTGATCCGGAAGAAACAGAAATGGCATTTAAAAATGTGCAAAGGTTAGTGCCAAATATTTTAGGCTTACAAGAATTGGAGCAACAATACACACTTTCTTTCGTTTCATATTTAGAAGAGCACGGACCTGGTGTTAATCTTTATTATTCAGATAATAGTGATACCAATAATGTAATATATTTATTAGAATATAAAAACGGTTTGTTTCCTCATAACTCACGAATGGTTGAAAATCCAGACCCTAGAAATCCATGGGAACCTCCAGTTCTATCTGAGACATTTGAGCTTAACGGTTTTAACTGGGAATACTATGAAGATAAATATTATGACGACTTTTTCTTATTAGGTGAAAAAAATGGCTATATTTATGAAGTAACATTTCAGGGAGAATTCTCATTGGATGATTTAAAAGATATTGTAATGCAATTAAAATAAACGAGAAGTTTGGGTGCGTTGGGCCATAGCCTAACGCTTTTTTATGTAGGATTAAAAATCCATGGTACAATATGGATGGGTTACAATTTTAAATTATTTTAGCTTTATTAAAAAGGAGCGTAATTAATGCTAAATAAAATAAAGCAACTACCAGAAAAAACTTCATTTATTATGGGATTATCATTAATTCTATTAAGCGGAATCCTATTTTTTATCCTGTCTTTTGCCTTTACTTTAAGTTCCTGGATCGTATTGCTTATGGAGAGTGTTATGATTGGTTTCGGATTTATACTAATAATTAACGCTTCCATGAAAAGACATGCTCGTAATGATAGATAACTAGAAAGAACTACAAATAAAAGGAAACTTTTCGAATAGATGTCCGTATATATATTAAGGAAGCTATTACATTTAGCTGGAGGTAAAGATGAAAAAATTTATAACCTATCTAGGTTGGACCGTACTCTTTGGTGTTATTTTATACATCGGACATCAAATTCAAGTAAATTTACGTGAGGTAGGAAATAGTACTTATAATCTCGTTCCGTATGCTGTTTTTTTCACATGTTTTCCTGTCTTAGTTGGAATTTTGCTCCGTGCTTCAAAGTGGGTTAAGGAAATAAAAGAAGGAAGTAGATGGACATTCAATGTTCCTAAATTTCTCGGAATTTGTTTACCAGCTCTCTACATTTCATTTGTACCGCTTATTGCTTTAACTTCTGGTGGACAATATATCTTATTCTATTCAGAACTCGTATTGCTAGCTAATACGAATATAACCACGATAACCGGTCTAATAGGTGGGTATGTATTATTAGATTGTATAAGAAAAAAATAATGGACTTTATTCTATAATTTCATCTGATATAATAAATGAAATGTTAATAGTATCAGGTAGGTTAAATAATGAAAGTATATAAACTAAAATCACAGTTTAAAGGATATAAAAAAGGAACACAGTTTTATTTGATCTCGGAATCTGAATTCATCGGGGTTAAAGAGTTTGTATTAAGAACGAAAGATTTAACATCAAGTATATCACTCAGTGAAAGAGAGTTTCTTCAATACTTTGTTTTTATTAGAAGGATCAATTAAAAGCTTGTAATTATCATATTATGAAACTAAAAGTGCGTTATTCCAAAAAAAGGATTAGCGCTTTTTTTGTGGAATAAGTAAGCAACTATCCAAAAGGAGAAGATGCTATGAGAATTAACTATATGTTCTTTTTAGTCATTGTTGTTTGTACTGTATTATCAGGCTGTAGCAAAGAAGAACTAACTGAAACTGGTTTAGTTGCAAAAGAGTATTTAGATGAAAAAGGGTATAAAATCTTATCTTATGAAAAACAAGTGGAAAGTTACCTATTAACAGAATCAAAATTAAAACAACCCCCGTACGATCTACAATGGAGCGTAGCTGGTAACAACCCAGAACCCTACTTTGATAAAACGGTGTATGTAGAGAAATTTATTGTAAAAGGTCACCCTTTAGATAATTGGGAAAGTAATGGTGTTAAATCAAAAGGAAAAGTATATGTTCATGTTTTTGTCGTCGATGGAGCGGTAGTAGGAGGAATATCCTACCCTGATATACCAGCAAGACACGGAATGGTTGGTGCAGGGTATTCATTAGATGGTGAATCGTAAAAAGTTTTTATGTCACATCAAAAGCTCATTTGAAAGTGGCAAATCAAAAGGGGGGAATTTAACATGAGTTATGACCATAAACATAAAACAATCTCAACAGATAGACTAATCCTTAGACTGTTTCAAAAGTCAGATGCCGAAACAGTTGCGAAACTATGCAACAATTATAATATTTATAAAAATACGTTGTACTTACCATATCCTTATTCCGTAGAGGATGCACTTTCTTGGATAGAACGTCATTATAATAATTTTATATCAGATAGGGCGTATGAGTTTGCAATTACGGATAAGGGTAATGGGAAGTTATTAGGGGCGATTGCATTATCTAATAACCTACCATTTCAACACGGTGAACTTGCGTACTGGATTGGTGAGGAGTTTTGGGGAAATGGGTATGCGACAGAAGCAGCGCAAGCTATTATACAGTTTGCATTTGCGGAAAAAGGATACCATAAAGTTTTTGCCCGCTATTTCGACTCCAATCCAGCTTCAGGAAAAGTACTTCAAAAGATAGGGATGAAGGAAGAAGGAATATTAATCGATCACGTTAAGAAAGAAAATCAATTTGTAGATTTAGTATACTACGGAATTATTAATAGGTTAGATGAGTAAGAGGTGTGTAGAATGAGGAAAAGGTTATTACATGGACTCGTTTCGGTCTTTTTATTATCGGTCGTCGTAGCGTGTTCTTCTGATGCTTACCCAGCTTTAATGCCGGAGAAGAATGGGGAGTACTCCTTATTGTGGGTTAGAGATAGAAATGAGGGAGTTACACCATTTCCACCTATTTTTAACGAAGTAAATAAAGTGACAATGCCATCTAGTTTAGAAGAAACAAACAAAAACTATCCGGAGTTAAAACTAGAAAAAGTCCCCGCATTCGTTATTTTCGATAACAGGGGAGTTGTTTTCAAAACGTATGATCAGGATGAAGCGATCAACTTTTTAGAAGATATTTTGAATGACTCGAAATAATTTTTTGATTTTTTAAAAATTTACTATTTTTTGTAAAGATTTTATATATAATAGCTTTAGGTAGGAGTGCTTTCTGTGAGGGTACTCTTTTTTTGAGAGGAGGAAAATGAAATGTCAAATGAACATGACGCTGTATTAGATACAGAAAAGCAAAAAGAACCGCCAAAAGTGAAAGTGGAAAGAAAAGAAGGAGAACCGACTGCTGCTTTCAAAGGTGCTTCATGGGGAGCGTTACTAGTTGGTGTAACGGCTTATCTTATCGGGCTATTTAACGCAACAATGGAGCTGAACGAAAAAGGCTATTACTTTGCCGTACTAGTTTTTGGGCTGTATTCAGCAGTTTCGTTGCAAAAAGCAGTAAGAGATAAAGAAGATGGTATTCCGGTTACTAACATTTATTACGGTATTAGCTGGTTAGCACTTATTATTTCTATTTCTTTAATGGGAATCGGTTTATATAATGCGGGCAGTATCATATTAAGTGAAAAAGGCTTTTATGCAATGGCTTTTGTTTTAAGTTTATTCGCAGCAATAACAGTTCAAAAGAATATTCGAGATACAGAGAAAGCTAGAGAAAGAGTCTAAACTTATGGGGTATATTGAAGATTTACGAAAAGAAGTTGGCCATCGTCCATTAATTTTAGTAGGTGTGGCAGTAGCAGCCATAAATGAGAAAGGGCAGTTGTTATTACAAAAACGTAGTGACGGCATGTGGGGAGTTCCAGGAGGTTTCATGGAGCTTGGAGAATCAACAGAAGAAGCTGGTAGAAGAGAAGTGTTAGAAGAAACAGGGATTGAAGTTGGTAAACTCGAGTTAGTCGGTGTTTTTTCAGGAAAACAGCACTTCGTTAAATTACGTAACGGCGATGAATTCTACCCTGTAACAGTAGCGTACGTAACAAAGGAAATTATCGGTGGAACGTTAAAAGCAGATGGTCAAGAAACTACAGAAGTGAAATACTTTCATTTAAAAGAACTACCAGATGAACTTAACCCACTTATAAAAAATCTAATTAAACAATATTCTCTTACATTATCTATCTAAAGCAAGTTTAAAAGCCCCTTTCAGCCAAATTAGCTGATTTTAAGGGGCTTTTCTTCCTTATACACTTTACTCTTTATCGTAGCAGGTTCTTTATTCAACGCTAAGATGAAAATCATAAAAATAATACAAATAGTTCCAATCCATTGAAAATGGCCAAAAGGTTCATTTAACCAAAATACAGTTGTAAAAACAGCTGCTAGTGGCTCAATACTTGCGAGTAAGCTTGATTCTTTAGCAGATAGGCTTTGTAAGCTCTTAATATAAAACCAAAAGGCAATCATTGTTCCAAAAATGATGACGAATACTAAGTAAAAAATAGCTTCTCCTGTTAATGCTTGAAAGTTCATTTGCCAAGGAGGATGAATCCAGCTTAAAAAGAAACTGCCAATAATCATTGCCCATCCAACAATTACAAGGGAATCAAATTGTTTTAGTAATGGTATCGCATAT from Sutcliffiella cohnii encodes:
- a CDS encoding sigma-70 family RNA polymerase sigma factor encodes the protein MKPKDGYRENENRELLELLMDEYGDSIKRLAYSYTKNWDMAEDITQEVFITCYIKLDGFREESSYKTWLYRITINKCKDLLKTKWLQNIVQIDKFMSYFKSNLTVEEEVVKKNEEEELAALIFELPLKYREIIILYYYEQLKIREIHSLTGLNIETIKSRLRRGKKMLYDKLLEEEEEYEKRFKQS
- a CDS encoding GNAT family N-acetyltransferase; translation: MSYDHKHKTISTDRLILRLFQKSDAETVAKLCNNYNIYKNTLYLPYPYSVEDALSWIERHYNNFISDRAYEFAITDKGNGKLLGAIALSNNLPFQHGELAYWIGEEFWGNGYATEAAQAIIQFAFAEKGYHKVFARYFDSNPASGKVLQKIGMKEEGILIDHVKKENQFVDLVYYGIINRLDE
- the yiaA gene encoding inner membrane protein YiaA — encoded protein: MSNEHDAVLDTEKQKEPPKVKVERKEGEPTAAFKGASWGALLVGVTAYLIGLFNATMELNEKGYYFAVLVFGLYSAVSLQKAVRDKEDGIPVTNIYYGISWLALIISISLMGIGLYNAGSIILSEKGFYAMAFVLSLFAAITVQKNIRDTEKARERV
- a CDS encoding NUDIX hydrolase, producing the protein MGYIEDLRKEVGHRPLILVGVAVAAINEKGQLLLQKRSDGMWGVPGGFMELGESTEEAGRREVLEETGIEVGKLELVGVFSGKQHFVKLRNGDEFYPVTVAYVTKEIIGGTLKADGQETTEVKYFHLKELPDELNPLIKNLIKQYSLTLSI